The following are from one region of the Oryzias melastigma strain HK-1 linkage group LG22, ASM292280v2, whole genome shotgun sequence genome:
- the plekhh1 gene encoding pleckstrin homology domain-containing family H member 1 — protein MTDTMKTGAAAPAAPAAPAAPAAPAAPAAPAAPAAPAAAPPVDWQKRCVSLEMQLLRFRLQAGKIRELLAEKMQDLEQRLVDADRRAEHAEKQIQMMEEKLKSANIHSSDGESSLYRKLQQLSSRVQEKEALIRRLEVQLEKQVLVRAQEAKIIEEKSAKIKDWVTSKLKEMEQENQQLKTVNLKQSEQILELQEKLQSLLENPGSPGATDVSLASSCCSTPPTQDGGATSDIRTMATDPAPELVRLHVPLLHGRDVPNSGPELQQSPENPVENLDRDTSSDELSRKFRSQYLHSSSSSSSSSAYETANAPSSDSTPRVTPKSPLLSRSPSNKNPFPGLFPPQAPPPGASMTLPKVRTPLTPRDSLQLVRKHRSQPQPGLDRLPLFSQDVVMTTPSSASSTLKSIGPALFSQLVEETDIDDEPPASPEGGAGGPQSEVLPQEGGSCVAASGDLEKVDPEVLKPPTPPLHRFPSWESRIYAVAKSGMRVSEAGPGRGSSVLLCPAVAPPTPLVYKNIKVPVYTTLKGKATQISSTPLPDDESGSEDDSSSLASSRTSILSPDRRGSVPGSPRAVKRGVSMSSISSESDYAIPPDACSLDSDHSEPEQKVQRTSSYSCESVGPEALEKSGYLLKMGSQVKAWKRRWFILRNGEILYYKSPSDMIRKPQGQIELNSSCGLVRGEGAQTFQLITEKRSYFLTADSPNILEEWIRVLQNILKVQASSPVSMETRVKPTMRGWLTKVKHGHSKLLWCCLVGKVFFYYRNQEDKPPLGQLQVAEASVQEVDRSCDSDEDYEVGGRGFLSSHCTLVVQPREQSPTYLLIGTKQEKDAWLYHLTVAASCSADLRVGTESERLIGKLLDADGDPDSALWRSDALSFCKDGLRSPLTTLPSEALQTEALKLFKSCQLFINVLVESPSVDYHTSLAQSALQVCLTHPELQNEMYCQLIKQTNCRTPHNHSLTQCWQLLSLCAALFLPQQHFLWYLRQYLQHNADTRTEVGKYAIYCQRSLERTLQNGEREARPSRMEIISILLRNPYHHSLPFSIPVHFMNNTYQVVGFDGSTIVEEFLNTLNQRIAMRKPQLTGFALVTDDPSGKDLEHCLQPTDKICDVISKWEQALKEMHPGKNEGTRIVRLTYKKRLFLRSQVKGETERERLLLAYQVNADVQQGCFPVNKELALEVAALMAKVEHGDLERPGGSAPCGSPRPRLLLLQALERFYPKAYRQDCSAEQLSELSECLAVRWSTLRGCSASECVRIYLTVARKWPLFGAKLFSAKPSPPSPFQQSQVWLAVGEDGFCVLDGAMHTLASYSYLSVITFGGCRDDFMVVTTQRAEPGGGKKIAEKLVFAMPKPKVLELTLLMASYINQVNLSASPAPHQPLSQWEGEGRLFSTTNGPTLL, from the exons tgcagctcctgcggctcctgcagctcctgcagctcctgcggCTCCTGCGGCGGCGCCCCCGGTGGACTGGCAGAAGCGCTGCGTGTCTCTGGAGATGCAGCTGCTGAGGTTCCGGCTGCAGGCGGGGAAGATCCGGGAGCTTCTGGCAGAGAAG ATGCAGGATCTGGAGCAGAGGCTGGTGGACGCTGACCGGAGGGCGGAGCACGCAGAGAAACAG ATCCAAATGATGGAGGAGAAGCTGAAGTCTGCCAACATTCACAGCAGTGACGGGGAGAGCTCGCTGTACAGGAagctccagcagctgagcagcaGGGTTCAGGAAAAAGAGGCTCTCATCAGGAGGCTGGAGGTGCAGCTGGAGAAGCAG GTCTTAGTCAGAGCCCAGGAGGCCAAAATCATTGAGGAGAAGTCGGCAAAGATTAAAGACTGGGTCACCTCGAAGCTTAAAGAG ATGGAGCAGGAGAACCAGCAGCTGAAAACGGTGAATCTGAAGCAGAGCGAAcagatcctggagctgcaggagaaactCCAGA GTCTTTTGGAGAATCCGGGATCTCCTGGAGCCACGGATGTTTCTCTggcctccagctgctgcagcacgCCACCCACTCAGGACGGGGGGGCGACCTCTGACATCAGGACCATGGCAACAG ATCCAGCTCCAGAACTGGTCCGCCTCCATGTTCCTCTGCTTCATGGAAGAGATGTTCCCAACAGTGGACCGGAGCTCCAGCAGAGCCCTGAGAACCCGGTGGAGAACCTGGACCGAGACACCTCCTCGGATGAGCTCAGCAGGAAGTTCCGCTCTCAGTACctccactcctcctcctcctcatcttcctcctctgcgTACGAGACGGCTAACGCACCGAGTTCAGACTCCACCCCCAGAGTCACGCCCAAAAGTCCGCTTTTGTCCCGCTCCCCCTCCAACAAGAACCCCTTTCCTGGCCTCTTCCCGCCCCAGGCCCCGCCCCCGGGCGCCAGCATGACGCTGCCCAAAGTGCGGACGCCACTCACGCCCAGAGACAGCCTCCAGCTGGTGAGGAAGCACCGCAGCCAGCCGCAGCCCGGCCTGGACCGCCTCCCCCTCTTCAGCCAGGACGTCGTCATGACGACGCCGtcctccgcctcctccaccCTGAAGAGCATAGGCCCCGCCCTCTTCTCTCAGCTGGTGGAAGAGACCGACATTGATGACGAGCCCCCCGCCAGCCCGGAGGGAGGGGCGGGGGGGCCCCAGTCCGAGGTCCTGCCTCAGGAGGGGGGGTCCTGTGTGGCGGCGTCAGGAGACCTGGAGAAGGTGGATCCAGAGGTTCTGAAGCCCCCGACTCCGCCTCTGCACCGCTTCCCATCCTGG GAGAGTCGGATCTACGCGGTCGCCAAGTCGGGAATGAGGGTTTCAGAGGCGGGGCCAGGACGAG GTTCCAGCGTCCTCCTGTGCCCGGCGGTGGCTCCTCCCACCCCGCTGGTTTACAAGAACATCAAGGTTCCGGTCTACACCACGCTGAAAGGG AAAGCCACGCAGATCAGCAGCACGCCTCTGCCCGACGACGAGTCCGGCTCAGAGGACGACAGCAGCTCGCTGGCCAGTTCCCGCACCTCCATTCTGAGTCCGGACAGGAGAGGCAGCGTTCCCGGGAGCCCCCGCGCCGTCAAGAGAG GCGTgtccatgtcctccatcagcTCCGAGAGCGACTACGCCATTCCTCCGGACGCCTGCTCGCTGGACAGCGACCACTCTGAGCCGGAGCAGAAGGTGCAGCGCACCTCCTCGTACTCCTGCGAGAGCGTGGGCCCT GAGGCTTTGGAGAAGTCTGGTTACCTGCTGAAGATGGGCAGCCAGGTGAAGGCCTGGAAGCGCCGCTGGTTCATCCTCAGGAACGGAGAGATCCTCTACTACAAGTCTCCG AGCGACATGATCCGGAAGCCTCAGGGTCAGATCGAGTTGAACTCTTCCTGCGGTTTGGTTCGCGGCGAGGGAGCGCAGACCTTTCAG CTGATCACAGAAAAGAGGAGCTACTTTCTGACCGCCGACTCGCCCAACATCCTGGAGGAGTGGATTCGGGTTCTACAGAACATTCTGAAGGTCCAGGCCAGCAGCCCAGTTTCCATGGAGACCAGGGTGAAGCCCACGATGAGAGGATGGCTcacaaag GTCAAACATGGACACTCCAAGCTGCTCTGGTGTTGTTTGGTGGGAAAAGTGTTCTTCTACTATCGAAACCAGGAAGACAAG CCGCCGCTGGGTCAGCTGCAGGTAGCGGAGGCGTCGGTGCAGGAGGTGGACCGCTCCTGCGATTCGGACGAGGACTACGAGGtgggtgggcggggcttcctgTCCTCCCACTGCACCCTGGTGGTCCAGCCCAGAGAGCAGAGCCCCACCTACCTGCTGATCGGGACCAAGCAGGAGAAGGACGCTTGGCTGTACCACCTGACCGTGGCCGCCAGCTGCAGCGCCGACCTGCGGGTGGGAACCGAGTCGGAGCGGCTCATCGGGAAGCTGCTGGACGCAGACGGAGACCCGG ACTCGGCGCTATGGAGGAGCGACGCCCTCAGCTTCTGTAAGGACGGCCTGCGCTCGCCGCTCACCACGCTGCCGTCAGAGGCGCTGCAGACCGAAGCCCTCAAGCTCTTTAAG TCGTGTCAGCTCTTCATCAACGTCCTGGTGGAGTCTCCGTCGGTGGACTACCACACCTCGCTGGCCCAGAGCGCCCTGCAGGTGTGCCTGACCCACCCGGAGCTGCAGAACGAGATGTATTGCCAGCTGATCAAGCAGACCAACTGCCGGACGCCGCACAACCATTCGCTTACGCAG TGCTGGCAGCTGCTGTCGCTGTGCGCGGCGCTGTTCCTGCCGCAGCAGCACTTCCTCTGGTACCTGAGGCAGTACCTGCAGCACAACGCCGACACCAG GACCGAGGTGGGGAAGTACGCCATTTACTGCCAGCGGTCTCTGGAGCGGACGCTGCAGAACGGCGAGCGGGAAGCCCGGCCGTCACGCATGGAGATCATCTCCATCCTGCTGAGGAACCCGTACCACCACTCCCTGCCGTTCAGCATCCCTGTCCACTTCATGAACAACACGTACCAG gtggtgggcttTGACGGATCGACCATCGTGGAGGAGTTCCTCAACACTCTGAACCAGCGCATCGCCATGAGGAAGCCACAGCTGACGGGCTTCGCCCTCGTCACCGACGACCCGTCCGGGAAGGACCTGGAGCACTGCCTGCAGCCGACGGACAAG ATCTGTGACGTCATTTCCAAGTGGGAGCAGGCTCTGAAAGAGATGCATCCTGGGAAAAATGAAGGCACGCGGATCGTCCGACTGACCTACAAAAAGAG gcTGTTCCTCAGGTCGCAGGTGAAGGGGGAGACGGAGCGAGAGCGCCTCCTGCTGGCCTACCAGGTGAATGCAGACGTGCAGCAGGGCTGCTTCCCCGTCAACAAAGAGCTGGCTCTGGAGGTGGCGGCGCTGATGGCAAAG GTTGAACATGGGGACTTGGAGCGTCCaggtggctccgccccctgcggTTCTCCCCGACCTCGGCTGCTCCTTCTGCAGGCTCTGGAGCGTTTCTACCCCAAAGCCTATCGGCAGGACTGCAGCGCGGAGCAGCTCAG TGAGCTGTCGGAGTGTCTGGCGGTCAGGTGGTCGACGCTGCGCGGCTGCAGCGCCTCCGAGTGCGTCCGCATCTACCTGACGGTGGCGAGGAAGTGGCCGCTGTTTGGGGCCAAACTCTTCAGTGCGAag CCTTCGCCCCCCTCCCCGTTCCAGCAGAGCCAGGTGTGGCTGGCGGTGGGGGAGGACGGGTTCTGTGTGCTGGACGGCGCCATG CACACCCTGGCCTCATACTCCTACCTGTCAGTGATCACCTTCGGGGGCTGTCGGGATGACTTCATGGTGGTCACGACTCAGCGGGCGGAGCCTGGAGGGGGGAAGAAGATTGCTGAGAAGCTCGTCTTCGCGATGCCTAAACCGAAG GTTCTGGAGCTGACTCTGCTCATGGCCAGCTACATCAACCAGGTGAACCTCAGCGCCTCGCCCGCCCCCCACCAGCCTCTCAGCCAATGGGAGGGAGAGGGCCGACTCTTCTCCACCACCAATGGCCCCACGCTGCTGTGA